One genomic segment of Pseudomonas sp. RU47 includes these proteins:
- a CDS encoding YkgJ family cysteine cluster protein produces MMKPNLIAAAEIDRLDTWAKYSAPMCGSCISSCCTLPVEVKIKDLVRIGVVDEFELGDPPKNIAKRLQKEGLVERFNQKSGIFTLQRMSNNDCYYLDRKSRLCTIYDKRPDTCRNHPKIGPRPGYCAYKPKEVVREQNFRAIEKF; encoded by the coding sequence ATGATGAAGCCCAACCTGATTGCCGCCGCCGAGATCGATCGTCTCGATACGTGGGCGAAATACTCAGCCCCGATGTGCGGTTCCTGCATATCCAGCTGCTGCACGCTGCCGGTTGAGGTAAAGATCAAGGATCTGGTGCGCATCGGTGTGGTCGACGAGTTCGAACTGGGTGACCCGCCAAAGAACATCGCCAAGCGTCTGCAAAAGGAAGGCCTGGTTGAACGTTTCAATCAGAAGTCCGGCATCTTCACCCTGCAGCGCATGAGCAACAACGATTGCTACTACCTGGATCGTAAGAGCCGCCTGTGCACCATTTATGACAAGCGCCCGGACACTTGCCGCAATCACCCGAAGATCGGGCCGCGGCCGGGGTATTGCGCGTACAAGCCGAAGGAAGTCGTGCGCGAGCAGAATTTCCGCGCAATCGAGAAGTTTTAA